One Thermus antranikianii DSM 12462 DNA window includes the following coding sequences:
- a CDS encoding response regulator transcription factor, which translates to MRVLLVDDDPALLEVLGAYLRGAGFEVLEAQDGEKALELFPRADLVILDLMLPKLDGFKVLEEVRRERPELPILMLTARGEEEERVKGLELGADDYVVKPFSPKEVVARVKALLRRAGLKEELCYGPLRLLPKERQAYLEGKPLPLSQLEFDLLLTLAQHPGMVFTRERLLEKVWGPDFPGIDRVVDVHIAALRKKLMDDPENPRFIETVRGVGYRFRETDAPLR; encoded by the coding sequence ATGAGGGTTCTCCTGGTGGACGACGACCCGGCCCTCCTCGAGGTCCTAGGGGCCTACCTGAGGGGGGCTGGGTTTGAGGTGCTGGAGGCACAGGATGGGGAAAAGGCCCTGGAGCTTTTTCCCCGGGCCGATCTCGTCATCCTGGACCTCATGCTGCCCAAGCTGGACGGCTTCAAGGTCCTGGAGGAGGTGCGCCGGGAAAGGCCCGAGCTTCCCATCCTCATGCTGACCGCCAGGGGGGAGGAGGAGGAAAGGGTTAAGGGGCTGGAGCTAGGGGCCGACGACTACGTGGTCAAGCCCTTCAGCCCCAAGGAGGTGGTGGCCCGGGTCAAGGCCCTCCTAAGGCGGGCCGGCCTCAAGGAGGAGCTCTGCTATGGCCCCTTGCGCCTTCTTCCCAAGGAACGGCAGGCCTACCTGGAGGGCAAGCCCCTTCCCCTTTCCCAGCTGGAGTTTGACCTCCTCCTCACCCTGGCCCAGCACCCGGGCATGGTCTTTACCCGGGAAAGGCTCTTGGAAAAGGTGTGGGGACCGGACTTCCCGGGCATAGACCGGGTGGTGGACGTGCACATCGCTGCTTTGAGAAAAAAGCTCATGGACGATCCGGAAAACCCCCGGTTCATTGAAACGGTACGGGGAGTGGGGTACCGCTTCCGGGAAACCGATGCGCCTCTTCGCTAA